The following DNA comes from Magnolia sinica isolate HGM2019 chromosome 18, MsV1, whole genome shotgun sequence.
CAAAGAATCTGAGTTTCCGTCAATGCTAAACTCACCCTGTCAATTTGACATTGTCATCCTAGAGTCAAGACTTCTGTTGTTGTTCAGGTGTGTTAGAGAACTCCGTTTAGGAATGGGTCATGTTATGGTGCTCCTCTTAGAGCCTGCTCCTCTAGATTTCTCGTCACCTACTTCTGGCAGCAGCTGGCAGATCAGGCCGGACTGCTCGCCACCAGGAAGTGACAGGCCTCTAACTTTCAGACGCTTTGTTCCGTACTCAAATGGTGTGAGTTCCCTAACATTTGATCCTACATCAACCTGAAAATTAGCCCTTGCAGTTTGATCCCTTGATTTCGGTTCCATGCTCAGCTTTGTGTCAATTGGTGGTGCTTTGAATTTGTTGGAGGCAGCAGCAACCACGCCGCTGACTCTGTTTTTTGGAGCAGAATCTAGAGCTTCTTTAAAATGGTGATTTGCAGCAGGCTGGTCCAGCTTGTCGGGCACACAATCTGATGATGGGAATTGCTCAGTTCTTCTGTCCAGGTGATGTTTCTTCAGCCGTTTAAGTGCCTGAAGGGAAACATGAAAGCAGAGTTGTTTGATATCATTAGAAACCAACATTAAACAGATGAAGCGCCATGGAagatgaaaacaccaaaaaccaagaACATGATCATTTGCTTGAAAACCCAACTTCCACAGAATGTCTGATGTTCAAAAACTTGACTCGATGTCTAGCCAAGTTGGGTCAACTCGAAGACTCAATCAAGTCTTTAATGGACTCAACTTGATATTTTAGTAATCAATTTAAAATATCTAGAAAGAGGAGAATCTTAAATTTCTTAGAAAGTAATAAAGTACTAAAAGGGAAAATAGAGCGGTGGTTAATAGACCACTGGTAATGATTCTAAACTCCTACACTTGAGCTGTTTTGAGTCACTCAACGTGTCATGTCAAGTCGACTTGGCAAAGTTTCAAGTCAACcaactgagttttagaactatgggctgATGCAGGGTTCGAAACTTTTTAGTCGCAGAAATTTTGAGGAACacaaatttgttttttttcttagcAAAGGATCATCACCAATGACAAGTAGATCCATACCCAGGAATCAAACAAAGGATAGTTTCCCACCCCCGCAATCAAAAGCTCCCAACCTCTGGTAATGATTCTAAAACTCCTACACTTGAGCTgttttgagtcaactcaacatgTCATGTCAAGTCGACTTGGCAAAGTTTCAAGTCGACcaactgagttttagaactatgggttGATGCAGGGTTCAAAACTTTTTAGTCGCAAAAATTTTGAGAAACacaaattttgttttttttcttagcAAAGGATCATCACCAATGACAGGTAGATCCATACCCAGGAATCAAACAAAGGATAGTTCCCCACCCCCGCAATCAAAAGCTCCCAACCTCTCCCCACTCACACATATATATGCATGTAATCTTCTGCTGAGCCGAAGATGTCTCACTCCTTAGCCCTGAAGCTTGTCTCTTCATTCTCTTGTTGTTGAAGAAACTACTATCTAAAATTTAGTTCATTTTCCATTATAGGTACCATGGGGAACAAAACAAAAGATAAGCATTGTtgttctttttgcatttttattcttttgttggTAATCCTTAATTCTTAAGAGAGTGAGGAATGTTCATACAAACTACTATTTATTGTGTTGCCTAGATTCTTCTAGTTTGCCATGCTAGTCACGTGGAGGAACTTTAACTGCACCTAAGCCATATTCCCTCGCATACAAGGAAAACTGCCCCTCAAACCTAAAATAGAAATATTGTAGGTGTGAAGAATTAAACAATTTAACTTTCAGATCACAAACTACTCTACTAGGCCTCCTACCTTTTCACCCTACTTATTTAAAGTGATCGTTCCCAAAATGGTCCACTCCATTTGGTTCATTGAATCCCACTAAAattgtgttttgatcctcaaaaagTCCCCTGCATCTAGTTTAAACTTAGTTCCTAAGAATAAGGACATGAAAAAcgagagaaattttgaaaaaaaaaaaaagaagtcaaaatGGACCCTTTATGGTTGTATCTACTTGTAACAGCGTGTCAGCCCTGTAATGGTTTCTCTGTATCACGTGGCAGGGGTAACCGTTTCCTTTACAAAATGACCTTTACAGCTGTAAGGCAACTGTTTTTAATACCACAAAAGGACATCAAATGAATTTGACATAAATAAATGAAAGGAGAGGGTATAGAGAGGGTCAAAGGGCAGGAAGACTAGATTGCATGGTCATAAATATCATAAAAAGCTGCATTTATGTGCATAGTAACAGACATTCTGAGTTTGTTGGTAACTAATCTCGGTTTGCCATATATAGGTACCCATCAGAATTAATGTGCTAACAAGGACTAAAAGTGAAAGCAAAACAATGCATGACATGCACAGTGCAGGCGCAATAAGTGGATCAGAGAAAATGGTTTGGATTCAATATTATCCACCAGAAAAGAGAAAATGGCACATTAAGTAATACCTGCTGTTCGGTGGCCTTTGAGTTTATTATGCTGTTCACAGTTCTCTTCTCTACTTTCACAGTGGATCTACGCTTGACCCTGAACATCTCAGAATCAGAATCTTCGCTGTATTGATCCACGGCAGGTATAACCTGCACAACGTGTGAACTGCCATGATCGGTAGACAAACAACTGTTATAAGACAGAGAGGATTGGGAAGATTCATGTCCACTAGCTGATACTTTTTCAGAACCCTTAGCTGAAGAGGTCATTGTATTGTTAACATTCACAGGACCCTGCATTATGaaatatattaaataaaattcatatggTTAAAATGCATAAGAAATTTGTAAGGAAGTTTTAAATTGGATGTTTCAAGTCCAACTGGATGGACCACAATATACAGTCCAcccagcagataacttccaacctttcaagtgtgtgtgtcatccaacccattcaataggttggtcctatcatgaggatcaccttacGCAAAAATAAGCCATATACACTCATCGAGTGGACCACTtgcatttttctatttatcaatagctagaaattgttttctattgtgtggcccacatgatgggaagATAGGCTCctttttgcactaggtgatccttatggtggggccaacctattggaaagggttggatatcacatgcacttaacaggttggaagttattcacTGGATGGATCATGTgtcggttggacttgagacctctttAAATTGAAGGCTAATGCTCAGGTTAATAACACGAGACAACTAATAGCATTCAACCAAGTGTGAAACCTCACATGCAAAGACAAGCTGTCATCCCTCGGCACAGCAGTGACTGAAGGAGATGGAGTAACTTCAACCACATCAGATTTGATGAAGCTGTTCCCACTATTCTGCATCGCCGGTCTGTGAGAAACACAATCTGGTTCTCGTAATTGAACCTGAGCTTGCTCTGCACATTTAGAATTCTGTTCAATCTTTATCTCACAATATGGCACGTATCCATCTTCTTCACAGCATGAGAACAAACTGGGCTGCGGGCACAAGTCATTGCCTAACTCCAGTTGCCGTTGAACCGCCTCTAATATTCCATCTTCCTGCTCATATTTCTGGGAAGCAACTTCCATTTTCAAAAGATCCTCCCTCACAAAAATAAGACGGTCATGCCCACATGAACAGCCCCTTGCCTCAGTGTCTAAATCATACAACCAGTGTAATGAAAACCATTAGAAAAATTCAATATACATCCTAATGGACAAATGCCCAAAAAAAAAGGTGAACCAAAGAAGGGGAGAAAGGAGGAAGAAGCCTATACCATGGCGAAGGCAGATAGGATCCATATGACAGTTGCATTTAACACACGACACATAACAATCACGCTTGCAAAGGCTGCAGAGTATAGTTCCCTCAGAAGCTGGAGAAAAGCTCGTACGTGCTCCTAACTTCATGAGTGACCAGCGAGCACGATGCTGAAACCGCATTAGGTGCACAAAAGAAGCCTTTATGCACTGCTGTGAAACCAAGTCTGCTGATGAAGGAGCCAGATCTCTGGATTCAGGAGCAGACGATCTCTCAAATAGAAGCATCGCTTCTTTGCAAAGGAGTTCTTCATGAGGAAGGAGGGGCATCCTGTTAAGAAGACTGTAACGCTGGCTAGCAACTGCTCCCAGCGGAAACCAGTCACCAATTGCAAAGTTCACTGCCTCGCCACAATTAAAACCTAGAGTTCAATAAGATTTAGGAAAGGTGACATAAGATGAGCAACTGGCCTGATCATAACATGCAGTGCATGGAGCAATTCACTGGAAGATGAGTGGAAACTGGAAATAATGCTTAGTATCTTACCGTGACTGAATCCAGCATGATATGCTCTAGGAAAAGTGATAACAAACTCTCCTGGCTTTTGTACAGCTTTATATACAGGAACACCGTGTTCTAACAGAATGTTTGGAGGAAACATGGTTGTCTTTCCCAAAAGCACATCAAATGCTGCATCATCTCCTTCAGTGGATAGAATTTCACGAGAGTACACATGCTCCCGGACcactttttcaaaatcaggagCTGCATGACCAGGAATCCCATACCAACTTTTCGATGCACCGCAATGATGATAATTGATGCTGCCAGTGACAAATAGAAACCAGATTTATAAAATACATTATCAATGCTAAGAACAAGGAATGACACTCAAGCCTTGAACACCAGCAGATAAGATTCAACACATACCTGTACAAGTAATGATCTTCCACATGCCATGCAAACATACTGAACAGCATTCCAATGTAAAGCATGGGATCTGTTACTCCCTGAAACAAACGAAACAAATAAACAAACAGCCAaaagcatgcagcagcttaaaaTGTTACAACTATTAAATATCAGAAGAATGAAAAATTATGTACCGGGATTGCACTCGGCAGCAGTCGCAACACAGATTTGGGCAGCCGAGAAAGCCTCTGAAATCAAAACCATAAACAAAACGATATACCAATTGGTTAATCAGGATAACAAACCAAAAGGCATGTAAACTCAACCAAACTAAATGacacaggacaattaaccacttgctataaaagctcgaactgatagagcatggcgaattaatccatttatctcatagcccaggccccacatcccatgggttaggacctcagccgaaccccctcgtgggccccacttcacatgggttccgcttcacacgggtggagcccgcctcacacaggcccccctgcatcccacaagccaccctacTCAAGcccagtatgaaaatgcccctacattactaAAACACTGATCTTGAACTGTTAAGGGCTTATTTAGCCGTTGGAAGGAAAGAAAACCATGACAGTCAACAATTCCTGAACTTGACTATCAGTATGTGCCATGTCAAGAAACTGCTTAATGCCTTAATGCCTTAGTGAAGGAGATCCCAAATTCTCTATAGACAAACAGCTACCTTTTCCTTTTCACTAAAAAATTTTCCATTATGATATTTGAGCTCTTCGTGAACTACACAATAAAGCAGGGTTGATGTGTCCATAAAGGAAAATAGATTGGTTCAAAAATGGACAAGTTTCTTATTGCAAATGTtgatacaaataaaataaacaaaaggagAATGCTAATGTTCCCACCTTCATGGGGAGTTTAGCAACATCCTCAAAGCTTTTAAAGTCACA
Coding sequences within:
- the LOC131233103 gene encoding lysine-specific demethylase JMJ13-like isoform X2; this translates as MKEKTGFKFQTRVQPLRFAEWDTDDKVSFFMSGRKYSFREFEKMANKVFTRRYVSAGCLPAKYLEEEFWNEIACGKIEAVEYACDIDGSAFSSSSIDQLGKSKWNLERLSRLPKSVLRLLPSAIPGVTDPMLYIGMLFSMFAWHVEDHYLYSINYHHCGASKSWYGIPGHAAPDFEKVVREHVYSREILSTEGDDAAFDVLLGKTTMFPPNILLEHGVPVYKAVQKPGEFVITFPRAYHAGFSHGFNCGEAVNFAIGDWFPLGAVASQRYSLLNRMPLLPHEELLCKEAMLLFERSSAPESRDLAPSSADLVSQQCIKASFVHLMRFQHRARWSLMKLGARTSFSPASEGTILCSLCKRDCYVSCVKCNCHMDPICLRHDTEARGCSCGHDRLIFVREDLLKMEVASQKYEQEDGILEAVQRQLELGNDLCPQPSLFSCCEEDGYVPYCEIKIEQNSKCAEQAQVQLREPDCVSHRPAMQNSGNSFIKSDVVEVTPSPSVTAVPRDDSLSLHGPVNVNNTMTSSAKGSEKVSASGHESSQSSLSYNSCLSTDHGSSHVVQVIPAVDQYSEDSDSEMFRVKRRSTVKVEKRTVNSIINSKATEQQALKRLKKHHLDRRTEQFPSSDCVPDKLDQPAANHHFKEALDSAPKNRVSGVVAAASNKFKAPPIDTKLSMEPKSRDQTARANFQVDVGSNVRELTPFEYGTKRLKVRGLSLPGGEQSGLICQLLPEVGDEKSRGAGSKRSTIT
- the LOC131233103 gene encoding lysine-specific demethylase JMJ13-like isoform X1 — translated: MVEGRACLSREAKNALEILKRKRLQRMNLGIASEGVNVTNMMARSGGDALRASTSCGMRLPENVHLNSRVSGVSSGRDVFSKHKVEKFDTADLGWIDQIPECPVFSPTKEEFEDPLIYLQQIAPVASKYGICKIISPLSASVPAGVVLMKEKTGFKFQTRVQPLRFAEWDTDDKVSFFMSGRKYSFREFEKMANKVFTRRYVSAGCLPAKYLEEEFWNEIACGKIEAVEYACDIDGSAFSSSSIDQLGKSKWNLERLSRLPKSVLRLLPSAIPGVTDPMLYIGMLFSMFAWHVEDHYLYSINYHHCGASKSWYGIPGHAAPDFEKVVREHVYSREILSTEGDDAAFDVLLGKTTMFPPNILLEHGVPVYKAVQKPGEFVITFPRAYHAGFSHGFNCGEAVNFAIGDWFPLGAVASQRYSLLNRMPLLPHEELLCKEAMLLFERSSAPESRDLAPSSADLVSQQCIKASFVHLMRFQHRARWSLMKLGARTSFSPASEGTILCSLCKRDCYVSCVKCNCHMDPICLRHDTEARGCSCGHDRLIFVREDLLKMEVASQKYEQEDGILEAVQRQLELGNDLCPQPSLFSCCEEDGYVPYCEIKIEQNSKCAEQAQVQLREPDCVSHRPAMQNSGNSFIKSDVVEVTPSPSVTAVPRDDSLSLHGPVNVNNTMTSSAKGSEKVSASGHESSQSSLSYNSCLSTDHGSSHVVQVIPAVDQYSEDSDSEMFRVKRRSTVKVEKRTVNSIINSKATEQQALKRLKKHHLDRRTEQFPSSDCVPDKLDQPAANHHFKEALDSAPKNRVSGVVAAASNKFKAPPIDTKLSMEPKSRDQTARANFQVDVGSNVRELTPFEYGTKRLKVRGLSLPGGEQSGLICQLLPEVGDEKSRGAGSKRSTIT